The genomic interval AAATTATCGTTAAATTTTTAAATACTAAAGTGCCTCAAAATTTAAGGAAACGTTTTGATGTTTCTGATTTTCGCAGCCCAGTGAATTTGATTACCTTTCAGCAAGATGGTAAAAATGCGCGTATGACCTTGTTGGGGGAAAGATATTTTGGTCATAATATCTATCAGATTAACAAGCAGTTTATGGTTGATTTATTTCCGTTGACTCAGGAAGAAATTGAACAGGAAAAACTTAAAAAACAGGTATTTTCTGGAAGACGGATTTCTTTAAATTTCCAAAATATCAGCATCCGATCGGTTTTACAGTTACTTGCTGATTTTACAGGGATAAATATTGTTGCAAGTGATAGAGTTCAAGGTAATATTACTTTGCGATTAAATAATATACCCTGGGATCAAGCATTAGATATTATTTTAAAAACACAAGGTTTGGCAAAGCGTCAAAATGGAAACGTGATGGTGATCGACACGCAAAAATCGTTTAATGACATGGAAGAGCAGCAGCTTAAAAGCCAACATAAAATTCAAAAACTTGAACCGATACGTTCCGAACTAATACAAATTAATTATGCTAAAGCAACCGATCTCGCAATTTTAATTAAAGACAGACAAAATTCACTTTTATCCGACAAAGGTAAAGTTAGTGTTGATACGCGTACTAATACCATATGGATCCAAGATAGTGGGAGTAGAGTAGATGAGGTTAGAAAATTAATTAAGGAATTAGATGTTCCTGTAAAACAAGTACTGATAGAAGCCCGTATCGTTGAGGTAACTAAAGATTTTGCCCAAGATTTAGGTATTCGTTGGGGTGTTTCTAAGCCACAACATCTAAGTGGTACTTTGGCTGGAGCAAATCAATTAGCACAAGGCGTTGCTCCTGCAGATGTTACACCTTTTACAGACAGATTAAATTTGGATTTGGTCGCAGCGCCTTTGACAAAGGCAAATCCCGCTACAGTAGGCATTGCTTTAGCTCAGCTTGGTGATAATATCTTACTTGATTTGGAGCTTTCTGCTTTAGAAAGTGAAGGTCTCGCAGAGCTGATTTCAAGCCCAAGGTTAATTACAGCAAACCAGCAGCCCGCATTAATTGACTCAGGGCAAGAAATTCCTTATCAACAATCAACTTCCAGTGGTGCAACTGCAGTGGCATTTAAA from Legionella sainthelensi carries:
- the pilQ gene encoding type IV pilus secretin PilQ → MQRIAVFLIFIGMSLSVAFAQNNSLISVKVIPLPEEKLRIDFIFAHPLKKQPGSFVIENPARIVIDFVDTNLQLPTEQKTKEIKLGSLNNYTLVTVGARVRAVLDLKYAVPYLGSISGKVYTIILNGKSNELFQAPKEILITNRPVKTSYEITHFDFRGVERQGGRAVVDVSSTSIPIDVEEHDKEIIVKFLNTKVPQNLRKRFDVSDFRSPVNLITFQQDGKNARMTLLGERYFGHNIYQINKQFMVDLFPLTQEEIEQEKLKKQVFSGRRISLNFQNISIRSVLQLLADFTGINIVASDRVQGNITLRLNNIPWDQALDIILKTQGLAKRQNGNVMVIDTQKSFNDMEEQQLKSQHKIQKLEPIRSELIQINYAKATDLAILIKDRQNSLLSDKGKVSVDTRTNTIWIQDSGSRVDEVRKLIKELDVPVKQVLIEARIVEVTKDFAQDLGIRWGVSKPQHLSGTLAGANQLAQGVAPADVTPFTDRLNLDLVAAPLTKANPATVGIALAQLGDNILLDLELSALESEGLAELISSPRLITANQQPALIDSGQEIPYQQSTSSGATAVAFKKAVLSLKVIPQITPDNKILMDLKINQDLALPNQTYNGVPAIATKEIQTNVLVSNGQTIVLGGIYQQDKSKTITRVPFFGQLPVVGNLFKNTQIGVHNDELLIFITPKIIANSLSITTIEGRNPVRFDEK